A single genomic interval of Brassica napus cultivar Da-Ae unplaced genomic scaffold, Da-Ae ScsIHWf_2494;HRSCAF=3222, whole genome shotgun sequence harbors:
- the LOC125601257 gene encoding omega-hydroxypalmitate O-feruloyl transferase-like, giving the protein MGITRVLHPASRCYHASNSNVLCKYATCQDFNIFKLSSQQISRLKEKASESVSSVCVRVTGFNVVTVLVWRCKALSLVEEEEVDDLEKESTILYAVDIRGRLDPQLPSSYTGNAVLTAYGKAKRKALLEELFGTIVEMVGERANRITDEYARSAIDWGEMTG; this is encoded by the exons ATGGGGATCACCCGCGTGCTCCACCCCGCGTCAAGATGCTACCACGCCTCCAATTCCAACGTGCTG TGTAAATATGCAACATGTCAAGATTTCAACATCTTCAAGCTATCCTCTCAACAAATCTCGAGGCTCAAAGAGAAGGCCTCGGAGAGTGTTAGTAGTGTTTGTGTTCGTGTGACGGGCTTCAACGTCGTTACCGTTTTGGTTTGGAGGTGCAAGGCACTCTCtttagtagaagaagaagaggtggaTGATCTTGAAAAAGAATCAACCATTCTTTACGCGGTGGACATCAGAGGGAGGCTGGATCCTCAGCTTCCCTCTTCGTACACGGGAAACGCGGTTTTAACGGCGTACGGAAAGGCGAAACGAAAGGCATTGCTCGAAGAACTGTTTGGGACGATCGTGGAAATGGTAGGAGAACGTGCGAATCGGATAACGGATGAGTATGCCAGATCCGCTATAGATTGGGGAGAGATGACGGGATGA